In Tenrec ecaudatus isolate mTenEca1 chromosome 4, mTenEca1.hap1, whole genome shotgun sequence, a single window of DNA contains:
- the SLC26A6 gene encoding solute carrier family 26 member 6 isoform X3 yields the protein MQAMELRRQDYHVERPLLNQERLEELGHRGPVPPTRQWRSWFQCSRARVRALLLQYLPVLAWLPRYPVREWLLGDLLSGLSVAIMQLPQGLAYALLAGLPPKYGLYSSFYPVFIYFLFGTSRHISVGTFAVMSVMVGSVTESLAPDETNPQAPNSTVSEMDRDAFRVQVASTLSVLVGLFQVGLGLVHFGFVVTYMSEPLVRGYTTAAAVHVLVSQLKYAFGLHLKSRPGPLSLIFTVLEVCWRLPQSVVGTVITTLVSGLVLVLVKLLNDKLQQHLPIPLPGELLTLIGATGISYGVKLNTTFGVDIMGTIPTGLDPPVAPRPELFPKIVGNAFTIAVVGFVIAISLGKIFAMRHGYRVDSNQELVAIGLSNFIGGFFQCFPISCSMSRSLVQESTGGNTQVAGATSSLFILIIILKLGKFFRDLPKAVLAAIILVNLKGMLLQVKDIGSLWKTNRVDLLIWLVTFVATLLLNLDLGLLVAVVFSLLLVVVRTQLPQYSILGQVPGTDVYRDVAEYSEAKEVPGVKIFRSSVTMYFANAELFSDALKQRCGVDVDHLISRKRKLLRKQEQKLKRLQKQQSHRQAAAPNGTFFSISINNGLDANELNTMNSAKDPWSPSLRLGASLMHPSRSSISLPPSTMPSPLPCSNPVPEPLTLTWPPNSDLSAGHCLPLKGVTGSPPL from the exons ATGCAGGCCATGGAGCTGCGGAGGCAAGACTACCACGTGGAGCGACCACTGCTGAACCAGGAACGGCTGGAGGAGCTGGGGCACCGGGGCCCAGTGCCCCCCACCCGCCAGTGGCGGAGCTGGTTTCA GTGCTCTCGTGCCCGGGTGCGTGCCTTACTGCTCCAATACCTCCCTGTTCTGGCCTGGCTGCCCCGGTACCCCGTGCGTGAGTGGCTTCTAGGCGACCTTCTGTCTGGCCTGAGTGTGGCTATCATGCAGTTACCGCAGG GCCTGGCCTACGCCCTCCTGGCTGGACTCCCTCCCAAGTATGGCCTCTACAGCTCCTTCTACCCAGTGTTCATCTACTTCCTGTTTGGCACTTCCCGGCACATTTCTGTGG GGACCTTTGCTGTCATGTCCGTGATGGTGGGCAGTGTAACAGAATCCCTGGCCCCGGATGAAACCAACCCACAGGCTCCAAACTCCACAGTCAGCGAGATGGATAGAGATGCTTTCCGGGTGCAGGTGGCCTCCACGCTCAGTGTCCTGGTCGGCCTCTTCCAG GTGGGGCTGGGCCTAGTCCACTTCGGTTTCGTGGTCACCTACATGTCCGAGCCTCTGGTCCGTGGCTACACCACGGCAGCAGCCGTGCACGTCTTGGTGTCGCAGCTCAAGTATGCGTTTGGCCTTCATCTGAAAAGCCGCCCAGGGCCACTGTCCCTCATCTTT ACAGTGCTGGAGGTCTGTTGGCGGCTGCCCCAGAGTGTGGTTGGCACCGTGATCACCACGCTCGTGTCGGGCCTGGTGCTCGTGCTGGTGAAACTGTTGAATGACAAGCTGCAACAACACCTGCCTATCCCGCTGCCCGGGGAGCTGCTCACG CTCATTGGGGCCACGGGCATCTCCTACGGTGTGAAACTGAACACCACATTCGGAGTCGACATCATGGGCACCATCCCCACTGG gctGGATCCCCCAGTGGCTCCCCGCCCTGAGCTGTTCCCGAAGATCGTGGGAAACGCCTTCACCATCGCCGTGGTCGGGTTCGTCATAGCCATCTCTCTGGGGAAGATCTTCGCCATGAGGCACGGCTACCGTGTGGATAgcaaccag GAGCTGGTGGCCATCGGCCTGAGTAACTTCATTGGGGGCTTCTTCCAGTGCttccccatcagctgctccatgtcgCGGAGCCTGGTTCAGGAGAGCACCGGGGGCAACACGCAG GTGGCTGGAGCtacctcctccctcttcatcctcatcatcatcctcaagctTGGGAAATTCTTCCGAGACCTGCCCAAG GCAGTCCTGGCTGCCATCATCCTGGTGAACCTGAAGGGCATGCTGCTGCAGGTGAAGGACATAGGCTCCCTCTGGAAGACAAACCGAGTGGACCTG CTCATCTGGCTGGTGACCTTTGTGGCCACCCTCCTGCTGAACCTGGACCTGGGCCTGCTGGTTGCTGTGGTCTTCTCCCTGCTGCTCGTGGTGGTCCGCACGCAGCT ACCCCAGTATTCCATCCTGGGGCAGGTGCCAGGCACGGATGTTTATAGAGACGTGGCCGAGTATTCAGAG GCCAAGGAGGTCCCTGGCGTGAAGATCTTCCGCTCCTCAGTCACCATGTACTTTGCCAACGCCGAGCTCTTCAGCGACGCACTGAAGCAGAGG TGCGGAGTGGATGTCGACCACCTCATCTCCCGGAAGAGGAAGCTGCTCCGGAAGCAGGAGCAGAAGCTGAAGCGACTGCAGAAGCAGCAGTCCCAcagacag GCTGCCGCTCCCAATGGCACTTTCTTCTCCATCAGCATCAACAACGGCCTGGATGCCAACGAGCTGAACACTATGAACTCGGCCAAg GACCCGTGGTCGCCCAGTTTGAGGCTGGGCGCTTCTTTGATGCATCCATCACGAAGCAGCATCTCTTTGCCACCGTCCACGATGCCGTCACCTTTGCCCTGCAGCAATCCGGTCCCAGAGCCTCTGACCCTGACTTG GCCACCAAATTCTGATCTTTCTGCTGGACACTGCCTGCCTCTGAAGGGTGTGACGGGGAGCCCACCCTTGTGA
- the SLC26A6 gene encoding solute carrier family 26 member 6 isoform X4, with protein MQAMELRRQDYHVERPLLNQERLEELGHRGPVPPTRQWRSWFQCSRARVRALLLQYLPVLAWLPRYPVREWLLGDLLSGLSVAIMQLPQGLAYALLAGLPPKYGLYSSFYPVFIYFLFGTSRHISVGTFAVMSVMVGSVTESLAPDETNPQAPNSTVSEMDRDAFRVQVASTLSVLVGLFQVGLGLVHFGFVVTYMSEPLVRGYTTAAAVHVLVSQLKYAFGLHLKSRPGPLSLIFTVLEVCWRLPQSVVGTVITTLVSGLVLVLVKLLNDKLQQHLPIPLPGELLTLIGATGISYGVKLNTTFGVDIMGTIPTGLDPPVAPRPELFPKIVGNAFTIAVVGFVIAISLGKIFAMRHGYRVDSNQELVAIGLSNFIGGFFQCFPISCSMSRSLVQESTGGNTQVAGATSSLFILIIILKLGKFFRDLPKAVLAAIILVNLKGMLLQVKDIGSLWKTNRVDLLIWLVTFVATLLLNLDLGLLVAVVFSLLLVVVRTQLPQYSILGQVPGTDVYRDVAEYSEAKEVPGVKIFRSSVTMYFANAELFSDALKQRCGVDVDHLISRKRKLLRKQEQKLKRLQKQQSHRQAAAPNGTFFSISINNGLDANELNTMNSAKIFQEFREIEVEVYMAACHRPVVAQFEAGRFFDASITKQHLFATVHDAVTFALQQSGPRASDPDLATKF; from the exons ATGCAGGCCATGGAGCTGCGGAGGCAAGACTACCACGTGGAGCGACCACTGCTGAACCAGGAACGGCTGGAGGAGCTGGGGCACCGGGGCCCAGTGCCCCCCACCCGCCAGTGGCGGAGCTGGTTTCA GTGCTCTCGTGCCCGGGTGCGTGCCTTACTGCTCCAATACCTCCCTGTTCTGGCCTGGCTGCCCCGGTACCCCGTGCGTGAGTGGCTTCTAGGCGACCTTCTGTCTGGCCTGAGTGTGGCTATCATGCAGTTACCGCAGG GCCTGGCCTACGCCCTCCTGGCTGGACTCCCTCCCAAGTATGGCCTCTACAGCTCCTTCTACCCAGTGTTCATCTACTTCCTGTTTGGCACTTCCCGGCACATTTCTGTGG GGACCTTTGCTGTCATGTCCGTGATGGTGGGCAGTGTAACAGAATCCCTGGCCCCGGATGAAACCAACCCACAGGCTCCAAACTCCACAGTCAGCGAGATGGATAGAGATGCTTTCCGGGTGCAGGTGGCCTCCACGCTCAGTGTCCTGGTCGGCCTCTTCCAG GTGGGGCTGGGCCTAGTCCACTTCGGTTTCGTGGTCACCTACATGTCCGAGCCTCTGGTCCGTGGCTACACCACGGCAGCAGCCGTGCACGTCTTGGTGTCGCAGCTCAAGTATGCGTTTGGCCTTCATCTGAAAAGCCGCCCAGGGCCACTGTCCCTCATCTTT ACAGTGCTGGAGGTCTGTTGGCGGCTGCCCCAGAGTGTGGTTGGCACCGTGATCACCACGCTCGTGTCGGGCCTGGTGCTCGTGCTGGTGAAACTGTTGAATGACAAGCTGCAACAACACCTGCCTATCCCGCTGCCCGGGGAGCTGCTCACG CTCATTGGGGCCACGGGCATCTCCTACGGTGTGAAACTGAACACCACATTCGGAGTCGACATCATGGGCACCATCCCCACTGG gctGGATCCCCCAGTGGCTCCCCGCCCTGAGCTGTTCCCGAAGATCGTGGGAAACGCCTTCACCATCGCCGTGGTCGGGTTCGTCATAGCCATCTCTCTGGGGAAGATCTTCGCCATGAGGCACGGCTACCGTGTGGATAgcaaccag GAGCTGGTGGCCATCGGCCTGAGTAACTTCATTGGGGGCTTCTTCCAGTGCttccccatcagctgctccatgtcgCGGAGCCTGGTTCAGGAGAGCACCGGGGGCAACACGCAG GTGGCTGGAGCtacctcctccctcttcatcctcatcatcatcctcaagctTGGGAAATTCTTCCGAGACCTGCCCAAG GCAGTCCTGGCTGCCATCATCCTGGTGAACCTGAAGGGCATGCTGCTGCAGGTGAAGGACATAGGCTCCCTCTGGAAGACAAACCGAGTGGACCTG CTCATCTGGCTGGTGACCTTTGTGGCCACCCTCCTGCTGAACCTGGACCTGGGCCTGCTGGTTGCTGTGGTCTTCTCCCTGCTGCTCGTGGTGGTCCGCACGCAGCT ACCCCAGTATTCCATCCTGGGGCAGGTGCCAGGCACGGATGTTTATAGAGACGTGGCCGAGTATTCAGAG GCCAAGGAGGTCCCTGGCGTGAAGATCTTCCGCTCCTCAGTCACCATGTACTTTGCCAACGCCGAGCTCTTCAGCGACGCACTGAAGCAGAGG TGCGGAGTGGATGTCGACCACCTCATCTCCCGGAAGAGGAAGCTGCTCCGGAAGCAGGAGCAGAAGCTGAAGCGACTGCAGAAGCAGCAGTCCCAcagacag GCTGCCGCTCCCAATGGCACTTTCTTCTCCATCAGCATCAACAACGGCCTGGATGCCAACGAGCTGAACACTATGAACTCGGCCAAg ATTTTCCAAGAGTTCCGGGAGATAGAGGTGGAGGTGTACATGGCCGCCTGCCACA GACCCGTGGTCGCCCAGTTTGAGGCTGGGCGCTTCTTTGATGCATCCATCACGAAGCAGCATCTCTTTGCCACCGTCCACGATGCCGTCACCTTTGCCCTGCAGCAATCCGGTCCCAGAGCCTCTGACCCTGACTTG GCCACCAAATTCTGA
- the SLC26A6 gene encoding solute carrier family 26 member 6 isoform X1, with translation MQAMELRRQDYHVERPLLNQERLEELGHRGPVPPTRQWRSWFQCSRARVRALLLQYLPVLAWLPRYPVREWLLGDLLSGLSVAIMQLPQGLAYALLAGLPPKYGLYSSFYPVFIYFLFGTSRHISVGTFAVMSVMVGSVTESLAPDETNPQAPNSTVSEMDRDAFRVQVASTLSVLVGLFQVGLGLVHFGFVVTYMSEPLVRGYTTAAAVHVLVSQLKYAFGLHLKSRPGPLSLIFTVLEVCWRLPQSVVGTVITTLVSGLVLVLVKLLNDKLQQHLPIPLPGELLTLIGATGISYGVKLNTTFGVDIMGTIPTGLDPPVAPRPELFPKIVGNAFTIAVVGFVIAISLGKIFAMRHGYRVDSNQELVAIGLSNFIGGFFQCFPISCSMSRSLVQESTGGNTQVAGATSSLFILIIILKLGKFFRDLPKAVLAAIILVNLKGMLLQVKDIGSLWKTNRVDLLIWLVTFVATLLLNLDLGLLVAVVFSLLLVVVRTQLPQYSILGQVPGTDVYRDVAEYSEAKEVPGVKIFRSSVTMYFANAELFSDALKQRCGVDVDHLISRKRKLLRKQEQKLKRLQKQQSHRQAAAPNGTFFSISINNGLDANELNTMNSAKQASTEDRAVATVEEEAKALDTSSLKALGLPQPGFHSLILDLSAFSFVDTVCLKSLRGIFQEFREIEVEVYMAACHRPVVAQFEAGRFFDASITKQHLFATVHDAVTFALQQSGPRASDPDLATKF, from the exons ATGCAGGCCATGGAGCTGCGGAGGCAAGACTACCACGTGGAGCGACCACTGCTGAACCAGGAACGGCTGGAGGAGCTGGGGCACCGGGGCCCAGTGCCCCCCACCCGCCAGTGGCGGAGCTGGTTTCA GTGCTCTCGTGCCCGGGTGCGTGCCTTACTGCTCCAATACCTCCCTGTTCTGGCCTGGCTGCCCCGGTACCCCGTGCGTGAGTGGCTTCTAGGCGACCTTCTGTCTGGCCTGAGTGTGGCTATCATGCAGTTACCGCAGG GCCTGGCCTACGCCCTCCTGGCTGGACTCCCTCCCAAGTATGGCCTCTACAGCTCCTTCTACCCAGTGTTCATCTACTTCCTGTTTGGCACTTCCCGGCACATTTCTGTGG GGACCTTTGCTGTCATGTCCGTGATGGTGGGCAGTGTAACAGAATCCCTGGCCCCGGATGAAACCAACCCACAGGCTCCAAACTCCACAGTCAGCGAGATGGATAGAGATGCTTTCCGGGTGCAGGTGGCCTCCACGCTCAGTGTCCTGGTCGGCCTCTTCCAG GTGGGGCTGGGCCTAGTCCACTTCGGTTTCGTGGTCACCTACATGTCCGAGCCTCTGGTCCGTGGCTACACCACGGCAGCAGCCGTGCACGTCTTGGTGTCGCAGCTCAAGTATGCGTTTGGCCTTCATCTGAAAAGCCGCCCAGGGCCACTGTCCCTCATCTTT ACAGTGCTGGAGGTCTGTTGGCGGCTGCCCCAGAGTGTGGTTGGCACCGTGATCACCACGCTCGTGTCGGGCCTGGTGCTCGTGCTGGTGAAACTGTTGAATGACAAGCTGCAACAACACCTGCCTATCCCGCTGCCCGGGGAGCTGCTCACG CTCATTGGGGCCACGGGCATCTCCTACGGTGTGAAACTGAACACCACATTCGGAGTCGACATCATGGGCACCATCCCCACTGG gctGGATCCCCCAGTGGCTCCCCGCCCTGAGCTGTTCCCGAAGATCGTGGGAAACGCCTTCACCATCGCCGTGGTCGGGTTCGTCATAGCCATCTCTCTGGGGAAGATCTTCGCCATGAGGCACGGCTACCGTGTGGATAgcaaccag GAGCTGGTGGCCATCGGCCTGAGTAACTTCATTGGGGGCTTCTTCCAGTGCttccccatcagctgctccatgtcgCGGAGCCTGGTTCAGGAGAGCACCGGGGGCAACACGCAG GTGGCTGGAGCtacctcctccctcttcatcctcatcatcatcctcaagctTGGGAAATTCTTCCGAGACCTGCCCAAG GCAGTCCTGGCTGCCATCATCCTGGTGAACCTGAAGGGCATGCTGCTGCAGGTGAAGGACATAGGCTCCCTCTGGAAGACAAACCGAGTGGACCTG CTCATCTGGCTGGTGACCTTTGTGGCCACCCTCCTGCTGAACCTGGACCTGGGCCTGCTGGTTGCTGTGGTCTTCTCCCTGCTGCTCGTGGTGGTCCGCACGCAGCT ACCCCAGTATTCCATCCTGGGGCAGGTGCCAGGCACGGATGTTTATAGAGACGTGGCCGAGTATTCAGAG GCCAAGGAGGTCCCTGGCGTGAAGATCTTCCGCTCCTCAGTCACCATGTACTTTGCCAACGCCGAGCTCTTCAGCGACGCACTGAAGCAGAGG TGCGGAGTGGATGTCGACCACCTCATCTCCCGGAAGAGGAAGCTGCTCCGGAAGCAGGAGCAGAAGCTGAAGCGACTGCAGAAGCAGCAGTCCCAcagacag GCTGCCGCTCCCAATGGCACTTTCTTCTCCATCAGCATCAACAACGGCCTGGATGCCAACGAGCTGAACACTATGAACTCGGCCAAg CAGGCCAGCACAGAGGACAGGGCAGTGGCCACTGTTGAAGAAGAGGCCAAGGCCCTGGACACGTCCTCGCTGAAGGCCCTGGGCCTGCCACAGCCAGGCTTCCACAGCCTTATCCTGGACCTGAGTGCCTTCTCTTTCGTGGACACCGTCTGTCTCAAGAGCCTCCGGGGT ATTTTCCAAGAGTTCCGGGAGATAGAGGTGGAGGTGTACATGGCCGCCTGCCACA GACCCGTGGTCGCCCAGTTTGAGGCTGGGCGCTTCTTTGATGCATCCATCACGAAGCAGCATCTCTTTGCCACCGTCCACGATGCCGTCACCTTTGCCCTGCAGCAATCCGGTCCCAGAGCCTCTGACCCTGACTTG GCCACCAAATTCTGA
- the SLC26A6 gene encoding solute carrier family 26 member 6 isoform X2: MQAMELRRQDYHVERPLLNQERLEELGHRGPVPPTRQWRSWFQCSRARVRALLLQYLPVLAWLPRYPVREWLLGDLLSGLSVAIMQLPQGLAYALLAGLPPKYGLYSSFYPVFIYFLFGTSRHISVGTFAVMSVMVGSVTESLAPDETNPQAPNSTVSEMDRDAFRVQVASTLSVLVGLFQVGLGLVHFGFVVTYMSEPLVRGYTTAAAVHVLVSQLKYAFGLHLKSRPGPLSLIFTVLEVCWRLPQSVVGTVITTLVSGLVLVLVKLLNDKLQQHLPIPLPGELLTLIGATGISYGVKLNTTFGVDIMGTIPTGLDPPVAPRPELFPKIVGNAFTIAVVGFVIAISLGKIFAMRHGYRVDSNQELVAIGLSNFIGGFFQCFPISCSMSRSLVQESTGGNTQVAGATSSLFILIIILKLGKFFRDLPKAVLAAIILVNLKGMLLQVKDIGSLWKTNRVDLLIWLVTFVATLLLNLDLGLLVAVVFSLLLVVVRTQLPQYSILGQVPGTDVYRDVAEYSEAKEVPGVKIFRSSVTMYFANAELFSDALKQRCGVDVDHLISRKRKLLRKQEQKLKRLQKQQSHRQAAAPNGTFFSISINNGLDANELNTMNSAKASTEDRAVATVEEEAKALDTSSLKALGLPQPGFHSLILDLSAFSFVDTVCLKSLRGIFQEFREIEVEVYMAACHRPVVAQFEAGRFFDASITKQHLFATVHDAVTFALQQSGPRASDPDLATKF, encoded by the exons ATGCAGGCCATGGAGCTGCGGAGGCAAGACTACCACGTGGAGCGACCACTGCTGAACCAGGAACGGCTGGAGGAGCTGGGGCACCGGGGCCCAGTGCCCCCCACCCGCCAGTGGCGGAGCTGGTTTCA GTGCTCTCGTGCCCGGGTGCGTGCCTTACTGCTCCAATACCTCCCTGTTCTGGCCTGGCTGCCCCGGTACCCCGTGCGTGAGTGGCTTCTAGGCGACCTTCTGTCTGGCCTGAGTGTGGCTATCATGCAGTTACCGCAGG GCCTGGCCTACGCCCTCCTGGCTGGACTCCCTCCCAAGTATGGCCTCTACAGCTCCTTCTACCCAGTGTTCATCTACTTCCTGTTTGGCACTTCCCGGCACATTTCTGTGG GGACCTTTGCTGTCATGTCCGTGATGGTGGGCAGTGTAACAGAATCCCTGGCCCCGGATGAAACCAACCCACAGGCTCCAAACTCCACAGTCAGCGAGATGGATAGAGATGCTTTCCGGGTGCAGGTGGCCTCCACGCTCAGTGTCCTGGTCGGCCTCTTCCAG GTGGGGCTGGGCCTAGTCCACTTCGGTTTCGTGGTCACCTACATGTCCGAGCCTCTGGTCCGTGGCTACACCACGGCAGCAGCCGTGCACGTCTTGGTGTCGCAGCTCAAGTATGCGTTTGGCCTTCATCTGAAAAGCCGCCCAGGGCCACTGTCCCTCATCTTT ACAGTGCTGGAGGTCTGTTGGCGGCTGCCCCAGAGTGTGGTTGGCACCGTGATCACCACGCTCGTGTCGGGCCTGGTGCTCGTGCTGGTGAAACTGTTGAATGACAAGCTGCAACAACACCTGCCTATCCCGCTGCCCGGGGAGCTGCTCACG CTCATTGGGGCCACGGGCATCTCCTACGGTGTGAAACTGAACACCACATTCGGAGTCGACATCATGGGCACCATCCCCACTGG gctGGATCCCCCAGTGGCTCCCCGCCCTGAGCTGTTCCCGAAGATCGTGGGAAACGCCTTCACCATCGCCGTGGTCGGGTTCGTCATAGCCATCTCTCTGGGGAAGATCTTCGCCATGAGGCACGGCTACCGTGTGGATAgcaaccag GAGCTGGTGGCCATCGGCCTGAGTAACTTCATTGGGGGCTTCTTCCAGTGCttccccatcagctgctccatgtcgCGGAGCCTGGTTCAGGAGAGCACCGGGGGCAACACGCAG GTGGCTGGAGCtacctcctccctcttcatcctcatcatcatcctcaagctTGGGAAATTCTTCCGAGACCTGCCCAAG GCAGTCCTGGCTGCCATCATCCTGGTGAACCTGAAGGGCATGCTGCTGCAGGTGAAGGACATAGGCTCCCTCTGGAAGACAAACCGAGTGGACCTG CTCATCTGGCTGGTGACCTTTGTGGCCACCCTCCTGCTGAACCTGGACCTGGGCCTGCTGGTTGCTGTGGTCTTCTCCCTGCTGCTCGTGGTGGTCCGCACGCAGCT ACCCCAGTATTCCATCCTGGGGCAGGTGCCAGGCACGGATGTTTATAGAGACGTGGCCGAGTATTCAGAG GCCAAGGAGGTCCCTGGCGTGAAGATCTTCCGCTCCTCAGTCACCATGTACTTTGCCAACGCCGAGCTCTTCAGCGACGCACTGAAGCAGAGG TGCGGAGTGGATGTCGACCACCTCATCTCCCGGAAGAGGAAGCTGCTCCGGAAGCAGGAGCAGAAGCTGAAGCGACTGCAGAAGCAGCAGTCCCAcagacag GCTGCCGCTCCCAATGGCACTTTCTTCTCCATCAGCATCAACAACGGCCTGGATGCCAACGAGCTGAACACTATGAACTCGGCCAAg GCCAGCACAGAGGACAGGGCAGTGGCCACTGTTGAAGAAGAGGCCAAGGCCCTGGACACGTCCTCGCTGAAGGCCCTGGGCCTGCCACAGCCAGGCTTCCACAGCCTTATCCTGGACCTGAGTGCCTTCTCTTTCGTGGACACCGTCTGTCTCAAGAGCCTCCGGGGT ATTTTCCAAGAGTTCCGGGAGATAGAGGTGGAGGTGTACATGGCCGCCTGCCACA GACCCGTGGTCGCCCAGTTTGAGGCTGGGCGCTTCTTTGATGCATCCATCACGAAGCAGCATCTCTTTGCCACCGTCCACGATGCCGTCACCTTTGCCCTGCAGCAATCCGGTCCCAGAGCCTCTGACCCTGACTTG GCCACCAAATTCTGA